A stretch of DNA from Butyricicoccus intestinisimiae:
CCGTAATGATAACATCGCCGTTCGGGCCGCCGTTGACGCCGGCACCGCCCTGTCCGCGCAGTGCAATGCTCTGGCCTTCGTCGATGCCCGCCGGAATCTTAACTTCCAGCGTGCGAGCACGGCGCTCCTGACCGGTGCCGCGGCACTTCTTACACGGCTTGCGGATAATCTTGCCGGTGCCATGACAATTCGGACACGGTCCGGTAGACGAGAACGCGCCGAATGGCGTTCTCTGCGTCTGCTGCACAGTACCGGAACCATGACAATTCGAACAGGTCTCCGGTGTATAGCCCTTTTCTGCGCCGGTGCCGCCGCACTCGGTGCACTTTTCCGTGCGCTCAATCTGAATCTTCTTTTCACAGCCAAATGCCGCTTCTTCAAAGCTAAGCATCACGGTACGGCGAATGGACTCACCCTGACGCGGTGCATTGGCGCGATTGGTGCGGGAAGAACCGCCGCCGAAGCCGCCGCCAAAGAAGCTTCCGAAAATATCGCCCAGATCAACGTCTTGGAAGCCGCCAAAGCCTGCGCCTCCCTGTCCTGCTCCATAATTCGGGTCTACGCCCGCAAAGCCGAACTGATCGTAACGGGAACGCTTCTCGGAGTCCGACAATACCTCATAGGCCTCGCCGATTTCCTTGAACTTTTCCGCAGCTTCCGGATTATCCTTATTTAAATCAGGATGGTACTTTCTTGCCAGCTTGCGGTATGCCTTCTTGATTTCGTCATCCGTGGCTCCCTTGCTGACACCAAGCACCTCATAATAATCTCTTTTATCAGCCATATGTCATGACCC
This window harbors:
- the dnaJ gene encoding molecular chaperone DnaJ, translated to MADKRDYYEVLGVSKGATDDEIKKAYRKLARKYHPDLNKDNPEAAEKFKEIGEAYEVLSDSEKRSRYDQFGFAGVDPNYGAGQGGAGFGGFQDVDLGDIFGSFFGGGFGGGSSRTNRANAPRQGESIRRTVMLSFEEAAFGCEKKIQIERTEKCTECGGTGAEKGYTPETCSNCHGSGTVQQTQRTPFGAFSSTGPCPNCHGTGKIIRKPCKKCRGTGQERRARTLEVKIPAGIDEGQSIALRGQGGAGVNGGPNGDVIITVAIRPHPLFQRDGYDVWCEVPISYAQACLGDKLIVPTIDGKVEYTMPAGTQPGTVFRMRGKGIQAVNGRGRGDQFVKVTLEVPKNLTESQKELLRKLEESDNPQNHPNRRSFKDKMKNLFGKK